From Microbacterium invictum, the proteins below share one genomic window:
- a CDS encoding aldehyde dehydrogenase (NADP(+)), translated as MTDPSDARTAASPTDILGASVIGGRSVRGGDGEIAAIDPRTGVELEPSVGLIGSEELDRAASLAAEAFSRFRATTPLQRAALLESIAKNLEAIAEVLADRVVLETGLPRVRAVSETGRTTGQLRLFADVLREGVFHDARIDRAQPDRSPVPRADIRLRKIALGPVAVFGASNFPLAFSVAGGDTASALAAGCPVIVKAHGAHPGTSELVGRAIADAVAANGLHPGVFALVFGRGEQIGKRLVEHPAIAAVGFTGSRRGGSALVQAAARRAVPIPVYAEMSSINPVFLLPSVLADADALAASWIGSLTLGAGQFCTNPGLVFVPAGDAANTFIASAGRRVSAAPDATMLTPGIAAAYADATAKLSRTDGVTTVAEGEADDEIAHSGTPQIFAVDASTFLSETALQEEVFGAAGIIVTVRDVGQMIEILKGLEGQLTVTIHGDQTDEGVSQLIATAEERAGRILFNGWPTGVEVGHAMVHGGPYPATSDPRATSVGSLAIDRFLRPVSYQSFPAELLPEPVLDANPWQVWRQIDGTPGKV; from the coding sequence ATGACCGATCCGAGTGATGCACGCACGGCCGCATCCCCGACCGATATCCTCGGCGCCTCCGTGATCGGCGGAAGATCGGTCCGTGGGGGCGACGGGGAGATCGCCGCGATCGATCCCCGAACCGGAGTCGAGCTCGAGCCGAGCGTCGGGTTGATCGGTTCGGAGGAGCTGGATCGCGCGGCGTCGCTGGCGGCGGAGGCCTTTTCGAGGTTCCGTGCGACGACGCCGCTTCAGCGGGCTGCGCTCCTCGAATCGATCGCGAAAAATCTCGAGGCGATCGCGGAGGTCCTTGCGGACCGCGTCGTTCTCGAGACCGGCTTGCCGCGTGTGCGCGCCGTGAGCGAGACGGGCCGCACCACCGGACAGCTGCGTCTTTTCGCAGACGTGCTGCGCGAAGGAGTCTTCCACGATGCGCGTATAGACCGCGCTCAGCCGGACCGCAGCCCTGTGCCCCGTGCTGACATTAGGCTGCGCAAGATCGCGCTCGGGCCGGTCGCGGTGTTCGGCGCATCCAACTTCCCCCTCGCGTTCTCCGTCGCCGGCGGCGACACCGCCTCGGCACTCGCCGCGGGATGCCCGGTCATTGTCAAAGCGCACGGTGCGCATCCCGGTACGTCGGAACTCGTGGGGCGGGCCATCGCCGATGCGGTGGCTGCGAACGGCCTGCACCCCGGGGTGTTCGCCCTGGTCTTCGGACGCGGCGAGCAGATCGGAAAGCGATTGGTGGAGCATCCCGCGATCGCTGCGGTCGGCTTCACCGGCTCTCGCCGCGGCGGATCGGCGCTCGTACAAGCCGCCGCACGTCGCGCCGTCCCGATTCCGGTGTACGCCGAGATGAGCAGCATCAATCCCGTCTTCCTCTTGCCGTCGGTGCTCGCGGATGCGGATGCGCTCGCGGCATCCTGGATCGGATCGCTGACCCTCGGCGCAGGTCAGTTCTGCACGAATCCCGGACTGGTCTTCGTTCCCGCAGGGGATGCCGCGAACACATTCATCGCCTCCGCGGGCCGTCGGGTCAGCGCCGCCCCCGATGCCACGATGTTGACTCCGGGTATCGCAGCGGCCTATGCGGACGCAACCGCAAAACTCTCGCGAACCGACGGTGTGACGACGGTCGCCGAGGGTGAGGCGGACGACGAGATCGCCCACTCGGGCACGCCGCAGATCTTCGCGGTCGATGCGTCCACCTTCCTCTCTGAGACGGCGCTCCAGGAAGAGGTGTTCGGTGCTGCCGGGATCATCGTCACGGTGCGCGACGTCGGCCAGATGATCGAGATCCTGAAGGGTCTCGAGGGCCAGTTGACGGTGACGATCCACGGAGACCAGACCGACGAGGGTGTTAGCCAGCTGATCGCCACCGCAGAGGAGCGGGCGGGTCGCATCCTCTTCAATGGCTGGCCCACCGGCGTCGAAGTCGGTCATGCCATGGTCCACGGAGGCCCGTACCCCGCGACGTCGGATCCTCGGGCGACATCGGTCGGATCGCTCGCCATCGATCGGTTCCTCCGGCCCGTCAGCTACCAGTCGTTCCCCGCCGAGCTGCTTCCCGAACCCGTGCTCGATGCCAATCCGTGGCAGGTGTGGCGTCAGATCGACGGCACGCCAGGGAAGGTCTGA
- a CDS encoding IS110 family transposase: MVRPVYPTVVGGPVFTERTSVGLDVHARSVAAAAIDGVTGELFQTKLPPGNDRIVAWVHGLPGPVAVAYEAGPTGFGLHRSLTAAGVRCVVAAPSKLQRPSGDRVKTDAKDAVHLARLLRLDEITAVSVPSADQEAARDLVRAREDCRGDLMRARHRLSKLLLRHGIVHDDGAAWTTKHDRWLTQQHLAGDASRAAFDAEYETVLQIKARRDRLDKAIGDLANDNEFTPIVRRLGCLRGVSTLTGFALAVEIGDWERFTGNSIGSFVGLVPSEFSSGQSRVQGPITKTGNGHARGLLVEAAWHHQPQYRVGAVMRARWELASAVARARGDLGNRRLHDRWVRFGQRRKRHTIANIAVARELAGWCWSLAVMDD; this comes from the coding sequence ATGGTCCGCCCGGTCTATCCGACAGTTGTGGGAGGCCCCGTGTTTACTGAGCGTACGAGTGTTGGGCTCGATGTGCACGCCCGATCGGTCGCGGCAGCGGCGATCGATGGCGTCACTGGCGAGTTGTTCCAGACGAAGCTGCCGCCGGGGAACGATCGAATCGTGGCGTGGGTTCACGGGCTTCCGGGTCCGGTCGCGGTTGCGTACGAGGCCGGGCCGACGGGGTTCGGGCTGCACCGGTCGCTGACAGCGGCCGGGGTGCGGTGCGTGGTCGCTGCGCCGTCGAAGCTGCAGCGCCCGTCCGGCGATCGGGTGAAGACCGACGCGAAGGATGCCGTTCATCTGGCCCGCCTGCTGCGGTTGGACGAGATCACTGCGGTCTCGGTGCCGTCCGCCGATCAGGAGGCCGCGCGGGATCTGGTGCGGGCCCGTGAGGACTGCCGTGGTGATCTGATGCGGGCCCGTCACCGGTTGAGCAAACTGCTGCTGCGGCACGGGATTGTGCATGACGACGGCGCCGCGTGGACGACCAAGCACGACCGGTGGCTCACGCAGCAGCACCTGGCCGGTGACGCGTCGCGGGCGGCGTTCGATGCGGAGTATGAGACGGTGCTGCAGATCAAGGCGCGACGGGACCGACTCGACAAGGCGATCGGCGACCTCGCGAACGACAACGAGTTCACTCCGATCGTGCGCCGACTGGGGTGTCTGCGCGGAGTGAGCACGCTGACCGGGTTCGCTCTGGCGGTCGAGATCGGCGACTGGGAACGGTTCACCGGGAACAGCATCGGCTCGTTCGTCGGGCTGGTTCCCTCCGAGTTCTCATCCGGGCAGTCCCGCGTGCAGGGGCCGATCACGAAGACCGGCAACGGACACGCCCGCGGGCTGCTTGTCGAAGCCGCTTGGCACCACCAGCCGCAATATCGCGTCGGCGCAGTCATGCGCGCCCGCTGGGAACTCGCGTCCGCGGTCGCGAGAGCTCGCGGCGACCTGGGAAACCGGCGGCTGCACGACCGGTGGGTACGGTTCGGACAGCGCCGCAAACGACACACGATCGCGAACATCGCCGTCGCCCGCGAACTGGCCGGCTGGTGCTGGTCCTTGGCGGTCATGGACGACTGA
- a CDS encoding alpha/beta hydrolase, translating to MSIPLRAHRRARVAIASTAAVLLAAAVAPAAAYAEEDAASGTLTHVTYFSDTLQREEGAWVYVPPQYDGEHALPTTYVSPGGCRGEGYWLEPAGPAITLEDLDAVFSDGAVPQVLVMVNGAVGSNLLGSPLEDIYGRVVVDDLIPYMEANFDVKTDGASRAIAGNSCGGVQALNTFLTYPTEFSQLGMWSTGWFPATRALIDSDPAIQAKITSPEFVGRVSYVEARDGADDNLAGPNLLATAELLAKYGVETQKYVRFPGVGHDDVAGRLALLQGLGSFFQGAGSGIDVKAEIAEGEAGALTLTIGANDGVTLSGGNAGDRLRLDGVLPTVTVSDSRNAIQAAGGGWAVSGRASNLASSEGQLSAAHLGWTPRALNTKPGVETGATTPTAIDGGSGLSTSSRLAEAGNASRTGSAVLSADVFLEAPVDTAGGTYTSKITLSLFPVD from the coding sequence ATGTCGATACCCCTACGCGCCCATCGACGGGCGCGAGTTGCCATTGCCAGCACCGCCGCCGTGCTGCTCGCCGCTGCAGTGGCACCTGCGGCGGCTTACGCCGAGGAGGATGCAGCCAGCGGGACGCTTACCCACGTGACCTATTTCTCGGACACGCTGCAACGCGAGGAAGGCGCGTGGGTCTACGTGCCACCGCAATACGACGGTGAGCACGCTTTGCCCACCACTTATGTGTCGCCGGGCGGCTGTCGCGGGGAGGGCTACTGGCTTGAGCCAGCCGGGCCGGCTATCACCCTGGAAGACCTCGATGCAGTGTTCAGCGACGGGGCCGTGCCACAGGTTCTAGTCATGGTCAACGGCGCCGTCGGGTCGAACTTGCTGGGCAGTCCGCTGGAGGACATCTACGGGCGCGTAGTTGTCGATGATCTGATTCCGTACATGGAGGCGAACTTCGACGTCAAGACCGACGGAGCATCACGTGCCATTGCCGGCAACTCGTGTGGAGGCGTCCAGGCGCTGAACACGTTCCTGACCTACCCGACCGAGTTCTCCCAGCTCGGTATGTGGAGCACAGGATGGTTCCCCGCGACCCGCGCTCTCATTGATTCCGACCCGGCGATTCAAGCGAAGATCACTTCCCCCGAGTTTGTCGGGCGGGTGTCCTACGTCGAGGCTCGCGATGGCGCGGATGACAATCTCGCCGGGCCAAACCTCCTGGCTACGGCCGAACTCTTGGCGAAGTATGGCGTTGAGACTCAGAAGTACGTGCGCTTTCCGGGCGTCGGGCACGACGACGTCGCGGGCAGACTTGCCCTGCTGCAGGGCCTCGGCTCTTTCTTCCAGGGCGCCGGCTCCGGCATCGACGTGAAGGCCGAGATCGCGGAGGGCGAAGCAGGTGCACTCACCCTCACAATCGGAGCAAACGACGGTGTCACCTTGAGCGGTGGAAACGCTGGCGACCGTTTGCGGCTCGACGGTGTGTTGCCCACTGTCACCGTTTCGGATTCACGCAACGCGATCCAGGCGGCGGGCGGTGGCTGGGCGGTGTCTGGTAGGGCATCCAATCTCGCGTCCAGCGAGGGACAGCTCAGCGCTGCGCACCTGGGGTGGACACCCCGAGCGCTCAACACCAAGCCCGGCGTCGAAACCGGCGCAACCACTCCGACTGCAATCGACGGCGGTTCTGGCTTGTCGACGTCGTCACGACTCGCTGAGGCAGGGAACGCCAGCCGAACCGGCTCGGCGGTGCTTAGCGCGGACGTGTTCTTGGAGGCCCCGGTCGACACCGCGGGCGGCACGTATACGTCGAAGATCACCCTGTCGCTCTTCCCTGTCGACTGA
- a CDS encoding COG1470 family protein, translating to MLLDRYVPKHVRRRRAPALSAFAVVVGGVFIVVAPGAPAWGSDTTWAIQPSTGTDGQTRVSLRYEIDAGSDVSDSVVVTNFSDHTSRFAVYASDGTITEDGSFDLISDEQSSRDGGAWIEIGPAADSQVRPEGGLFLTVPAKSAVAVPVQIDVPVDATPGDHPAGIVAELAEVQGEDVEFATRVGVRVHLRVLGDIVAELTPQIDAVSWAAGFNPFAPGRVRIDYRLLNNGNVRLGATGEVQVAGPLGIGVADAEIATREILPGETYAQSVELHILPLLLGFGLVEVNASAVGTDSLPGDPSPVSVDFIVWSVPWPQMALALVTGATVLGALRLIRRQRRRFELRVEAAVVEAQRRTAEEPLRDEATPRVAVPTESAK from the coding sequence ATGCTGCTTGACCGTTACGTTCCCAAACACGTCCGGAGACGTCGCGCGCCGGCTCTTTCTGCGTTTGCAGTGGTGGTCGGTGGAGTGTTTATCGTCGTGGCTCCCGGTGCGCCGGCATGGGGGTCGGACACGACCTGGGCAATACAGCCCTCAACTGGCACGGACGGCCAAACCCGAGTTTCGCTTCGGTACGAAATCGACGCCGGATCTGATGTGTCCGACTCGGTGGTAGTCACAAACTTCAGCGACCACACGAGTCGCTTCGCTGTTTACGCCAGCGACGGAACAATAACGGAAGACGGCAGTTTCGATCTGATCAGCGACGAACAGTCCTCCAGAGATGGAGGAGCGTGGATTGAAATCGGCCCGGCGGCGGACTCACAAGTCCGTCCCGAGGGTGGCCTCTTCCTGACCGTGCCAGCTAAGTCCGCTGTCGCCGTACCAGTGCAGATTGACGTCCCGGTCGACGCTACGCCTGGGGACCACCCCGCCGGCATAGTCGCAGAACTCGCCGAGGTTCAGGGCGAGGACGTCGAGTTCGCGACCCGAGTGGGGGTCCGGGTTCACCTGCGTGTCCTCGGCGACATCGTGGCTGAACTAACCCCACAGATCGACGCTGTTTCATGGGCTGCGGGCTTCAATCCGTTCGCGCCCGGGCGGGTGCGCATCGATTACCGCCTACTGAACAACGGCAACGTGCGCCTTGGCGCGACCGGCGAAGTCCAAGTCGCGGGCCCCTTAGGGATCGGCGTCGCAGACGCCGAGATCGCAACGCGTGAGATTCTTCCGGGCGAAACGTACGCCCAGTCGGTTGAGCTGCACATTCTGCCGTTGCTCCTCGGGTTCGGTCTCGTGGAGGTCAACGCGTCCGCCGTCGGCACCGACAGCCTTCCCGGCGATCCATCTCCTGTGTCTGTCGACTTCATCGTCTGGTCGGTGCCCTGGCCCCAGATGGCGCTCGCACTCGTGACCGGAGCAACGGTACTGGGTGCGCTGCGGTTGATTCGGCGTCAGCGTCGCCGATTCGAGCTTCGCGTAGAGGCGGCCGTCGTCGAAGCGCAGCGTCGAACGGCGGAGGAACCTTTAAGAGATGAAGCAACGCCGAGAGTCGCTGTGCCGACGGAGAGCGCTAAGTGA
- a CDS encoding family 1 glycosylhydrolase — translation METPTTFLWGASTAPHQTEGDNTASDWWYVENLEHSPIAEPSGSAVDSFHRYPEDMQLLSNSGLNAYRFGIEWARIEPVEGEFSEDALQHYRRVIETSLSLGLEPVVTLHHFSNPYWFTAAGGWGSDQAAQRFGRYIERIAPILEGVKWLVTINEGNLLAFISRMFQAVLDGDGDDSAKAGPTIATGIAAPEERIGRTVIAAHRVAVSVLRERTTAKIGMSLAIQNLTPEKGSEDVFPEIERLWENLYIDSLRGDDFIGVQSYTTQIVNAEGIVPAPEDPTNTQMGWRYEPEAIGIAVRSVWERGAHTPILVTENGIATSDDSVRIRFTRDAIRSVVEAVDDGVDVRGYMHWSAVDNYEWGHWAPTFGLIAIDRETFARSPRPSLAWFGRVARSSGRISKGLDAI, via the coding sequence ATGGAAACCCCGACCACGTTCCTTTGGGGTGCGAGCACCGCTCCGCACCAGACCGAGGGCGACAATACCGCGAGCGATTGGTGGTACGTCGAGAATCTCGAGCATTCCCCCATTGCGGAGCCATCTGGGAGCGCCGTCGACAGCTTCCATCGTTATCCGGAAGACATGCAGCTGCTCTCCAACTCGGGCTTGAACGCATATAGGTTCGGGATCGAGTGGGCCCGAATCGAACCCGTTGAGGGCGAGTTCTCTGAGGATGCTCTCCAGCACTACCGACGCGTGATTGAAACGTCACTGTCACTGGGGCTCGAACCCGTCGTAACCCTCCACCACTTCAGCAATCCATACTGGTTCACCGCTGCCGGCGGTTGGGGTAGCGACCAAGCCGCACAGCGTTTTGGTCGCTATATCGAACGGATCGCTCCGATCCTGGAGGGCGTCAAGTGGCTGGTGACAATAAACGAAGGGAACCTCTTGGCGTTTATCAGCCGGATGTTCCAGGCGGTTCTCGATGGCGATGGCGATGACTCCGCGAAGGCTGGACCCACCATCGCCACGGGGATCGCTGCGCCCGAGGAACGCATCGGGCGGACAGTGATCGCAGCGCACCGAGTCGCCGTCTCCGTACTCCGCGAGCGCACCACCGCAAAGATTGGGATGTCGCTGGCGATTCAGAACCTAACTCCCGAGAAGGGCAGCGAGGATGTCTTCCCGGAGATCGAACGACTGTGGGAGAACCTCTACATTGATTCGCTAAGGGGTGACGACTTCATCGGAGTGCAGAGCTATACGACCCAGATCGTCAACGCTGAGGGAATCGTCCCCGCGCCGGAGGACCCCACCAACACGCAGATGGGGTGGCGGTACGAACCGGAGGCGATTGGCATTGCCGTGCGCTCTGTTTGGGAACGAGGCGCTCACACGCCGATCTTGGTGACCGAGAACGGAATCGCTACTTCCGACGACTCCGTCCGGATTAGGTTCACGCGAGATGCGATCCGGTCAGTCGTCGAGGCGGTCGACGACGGCGTCGACGTCCGCGGCTACATGCATTGGTCCGCGGTGGACAACTACGAATGGGGGCACTGGGCTCCCACGTTCGGGCTAATCGCCATCGACCGGGAAACCTTCGCCCGGAGCCCGCGACCGAGCCTCGCGTGGTTCGGGCGTGTCGCGAGATCGTCAGGAAGGATTTCGAAGGGTCTCGACGCGATTTGA
- a CDS encoding gluconokinase yields the protein MVAPEPVPPLIVVMGVSASGKSTLAAALADQLGIGWIDADDLHPAENRAKMASGIPLDDSDRWPWLDSVGDALTRAAEEGGVVVACSALRRIYRDRLRAVAGERLVFVHLDGSREMLEARAIARQNHFMPPALLSSQFATLEPLQVDEEGVTMDVARPVTDLVAAFVTEAGRPPLEPRSL from the coding sequence ATGGTCGCACCCGAACCTGTCCCGCCTCTCATCGTCGTGATGGGCGTCTCAGCGTCCGGGAAATCGACCCTCGCCGCTGCGCTGGCTGACCAGCTCGGCATCGGGTGGATCGACGCAGACGACCTACATCCGGCTGAGAACCGCGCCAAGATGGCGTCCGGGATTCCGCTCGATGATTCAGACCGCTGGCCGTGGCTCGACAGCGTGGGCGATGCGCTGACCCGCGCCGCGGAGGAGGGCGGAGTAGTTGTCGCCTGCTCTGCGTTACGCCGAATCTACCGTGACCGACTCCGCGCCGTTGCCGGGGAGCGGCTTGTGTTTGTACACCTTGACGGTTCGCGCGAGATGTTGGAAGCGCGCGCCATCGCCCGCCAGAACCACTTCATGCCGCCGGCTCTTCTGTCCTCACAATTCGCCACACTGGAGCCGCTCCAGGTAGACGAGGAGGGCGTGACTATGGACGTTGCGCGACCAGTCACCGATCTCGTTGCCGCGTTCGTGACGGAGGCAGGTCGACCTCCCCTAGAACCGAGGAGTCTCTGA
- the manD gene encoding D-mannonate dehydratase ManD yields MLIDRAEVIVTSPDRNFVTLKITTDEGHTGLGDATLNGRELAVVTYLTEHVVPLLIGADASRIEDTWQFLYRSAYWRRGPVTMAAIAAVDMALWDIKGKAAGMPVYQLLGGASRSGLMAYGHASGKELPELFDSVRAHQEQGYRAIRIQTGVPTLQAIYGIAAQGADVGDADVRYDHEPARRGAKPVEEDWDTRAYLNHLPGVFEAVRNEFGPDIPLLHDGHHRMTPIQAARLGKDLEPYDLFWLEDCTPAENQEALRLVRQHTTTPLAIGEIFNTVWDFKDIIRDQLIDYVRGAVTHMGGITALKKTLDYAAMYQIKSGMHGPTDISPVGMAAAMHLGLAIHNFGIQEYMKHGAKTDRVFEQSFTWTDGYLHPGDNPGLGVELNVDEAGRYPYEQAYLPYNRLLDGTVHDW; encoded by the coding sequence ATGCTCATCGACCGGGCAGAAGTCATCGTCACAAGCCCAGACCGCAACTTCGTCACCCTGAAGATCACGACCGACGAGGGGCACACCGGGCTCGGGGACGCCACACTCAACGGGCGCGAACTCGCCGTCGTGACCTACCTCACTGAACACGTCGTTCCCCTGCTCATCGGCGCCGACGCCTCACGCATCGAAGACACGTGGCAGTTCCTCTACCGCTCGGCGTACTGGAGGCGCGGTCCCGTCACGATGGCCGCCATCGCGGCAGTCGACATGGCGCTCTGGGACATCAAGGGCAAAGCCGCCGGGATGCCCGTCTATCAGCTGTTGGGTGGAGCGAGCCGGAGTGGTCTTATGGCATACGGCCACGCATCCGGGAAGGAACTGCCCGAGTTGTTCGACTCGGTGCGCGCGCATCAGGAGCAGGGTTACCGGGCCATCCGCATCCAGACCGGGGTTCCGACGCTCCAAGCGATCTACGGGATCGCCGCTCAGGGCGCCGATGTCGGTGACGCCGACGTCCGCTACGACCACGAACCTGCCCGTCGCGGCGCGAAGCCCGTCGAAGAGGACTGGGACACGCGTGCGTACCTCAACCACCTGCCAGGCGTATTCGAAGCCGTCCGCAACGAGTTCGGTCCCGACATCCCGCTGCTCCACGACGGGCACCACCGTATGACGCCCATTCAGGCGGCGCGGCTGGGCAAGGATCTGGAACCGTACGACCTGTTCTGGCTCGAAGACTGCACGCCAGCCGAGAACCAAGAGGCGCTACGACTCGTGCGTCAGCACACCACGACGCCGCTCGCCATCGGTGAGATCTTCAACACCGTCTGGGACTTCAAGGACATCATCCGGGACCAGCTCATCGACTACGTCCGCGGTGCAGTTACCCACATGGGCGGCATCACGGCTCTGAAGAAGACCCTGGACTACGCCGCGATGTACCAGATCAAATCCGGCATGCATGGACCCACCGACATCTCACCGGTGGGCATGGCTGCAGCGATGCACCTCGGTCTCGCGATCCACAACTTCGGGATCCAGGAGTACATGAAGCACGGCGCGAAGACCGACCGCGTGTTCGAGCAGTCCTTCACCTGGACCGACGGCTACCTGCACCCCGGCGACAACCCTGGGCTCGGCGTCGAGCTGAACGTCGATGAAGCAGGGAGGTACCCGTATGAGCAGGCGTACCTTCCGTACAACCGTCTCCTCGACGGAACTGTGCACGACTGGTGA
- a CDS encoding mannitol dehydrogenase family protein, with protein sequence MSSAGIVTALARTRPRPPARIIHLGLGAFHRAHQAWYTSNAVDAPEWGIAAFAGRSAGIVSELEEQDCLYTLIQRSSETDEFEVIESVVEAHLGDDIESFLDIVRRPEVAVITLTVTEGGYRLGADGQLDLTDPVIRADIDALHAGDSSILSSAIARLVAGLRARHRAGAPALAVVSCDNLADNGRLLAAACLRLAQQLESETSWIDEVASFVSTSVDRITPRLTAADVSDVAERTGHLDQVPVVTEPFSDWVLEGEFPSGRPQWETAGARFVSDIRPWELRKLWLLNGAHTVLAALGGLKDIETVDEALRDRECANALDAWWREARRHLPGDLDLDNYLESLTSRFENPRIAHRLSQIAQDAFAKSRIRLVPVALLELRAGRLPSGALTGIAAVLLATGAGSSELEVRRALDELNPALGSDGVVGEVSAIIARLRTTSAA encoded by the coding sequence ATGAGCAGTGCCGGCATCGTCACGGCGCTTGCGCGCACCCGCCCGCGCCCTCCTGCCCGGATCATCCACCTGGGGCTGGGAGCGTTTCACCGTGCCCACCAGGCCTGGTACACCTCCAACGCTGTGGACGCGCCTGAGTGGGGCATCGCCGCATTCGCCGGACGCTCGGCGGGCATCGTCAGCGAGCTTGAAGAGCAGGACTGCCTCTACACGCTGATCCAACGCTCCTCGGAAACCGACGAGTTCGAGGTCATCGAATCAGTCGTCGAGGCACACCTCGGTGACGACATCGAGTCCTTCCTGGACATCGTGCGTAGGCCCGAGGTGGCAGTCATCACGCTCACCGTGACAGAAGGCGGCTACCGCCTCGGCGCAGATGGGCAACTGGATCTGACCGACCCCGTCATTCGCGCGGACATCGACGCGCTCCACGCCGGTGACTCGTCGATCCTGTCCAGCGCTATCGCACGTCTGGTGGCGGGCCTCAGAGCTCGGCACCGCGCCGGGGCGCCCGCTCTGGCCGTCGTATCCTGCGACAACCTCGCGGACAACGGTCGTCTCCTTGCAGCGGCGTGTCTCCGTCTCGCCCAGCAACTGGAATCAGAGACGTCGTGGATCGACGAAGTAGCCAGTTTCGTGTCGACCTCTGTTGACCGCATCACTCCCCGCCTCACCGCAGCGGATGTATCTGACGTTGCGGAGCGGACGGGCCACTTGGACCAGGTCCCAGTCGTCACCGAGCCATTCTCCGACTGGGTTCTCGAAGGTGAGTTTCCCTCCGGCCGCCCGCAGTGGGAGACCGCGGGTGCGCGCTTCGTGTCAGACATCCGACCGTGGGAGCTCCGAAAGCTCTGGCTGCTCAACGGCGCCCACACGGTCCTCGCCGCGCTCGGCGGGTTGAAGGACATCGAGACCGTCGATGAGGCGCTGCGAGACAGGGAGTGCGCCAACGCACTCGACGCGTGGTGGCGGGAAGCGCGCAGGCACCTTCCTGGGGACCTGGACCTCGACAACTACCTGGAGTCGCTGACGTCTCGATTCGAAAATCCCCGCATCGCGCACAGGCTCTCGCAGATCGCACAGGATGCGTTCGCGAAGTCTCGGATTCGGCTCGTCCCTGTTGCCCTCCTCGAGCTGCGTGCCGGGCGGCTCCCCTCCGGAGCCCTGACCGGCATCGCAGCAGTCCTCCTCGCCACAGGTGCCGGGTCGTCGGAACTCGAAGTGCGGCGAGCTCTCGATGAGCTGAACCCAGCCCTCGGCTCCGACGGTGTCGTGGGCGAGGTCAGCGCCATCATCGCGCGCTTGCGGACAACTTCAGCGGCATGA